From the genome of Pelmatolapia mariae isolate MD_Pm_ZW linkage group LG12, Pm_UMD_F_2, whole genome shotgun sequence, one region includes:
- the LOC134638589 gene encoding betaine--homocysteine S-methyltransferase 1-like produces the protein MAPAKKGILERLSAGEVVIGDGGFVFALEKRGYVKAGPWTPEATVQYPDAVRQLHREFLRAGSNVMQTFTFYASDDKLENRGNNLKLTGAQINEAACDLAREVANEGDALVAGGVSQTPSYLSCKSEADVKAIFRKQLDVFIKKNVDFLIAEYFEHVEEAVWAVEVMKETGKPVAASLCIGPKGDMHGVSPGECAVRLVKAGAQIVGVNCHFDPMTCVETVKLMKEGVEKAGLKAHYMVQPLAFHTPDCNCQGFIDLPEFPFGLEPRILTRWDMHKYAREAYNAGIRFIGGCCGFEAYHIRAIAEELAPERGFLPSASEKHGSWGAGLEMHTKPWVRARARRDYWENLKPASGRPQCPSMSVPDSWGVTKGHADLMQQKEATSKQELEQLFDKSKTH, from the exons GGCATCCTTGAACGTCTCAGTGCTGGTGAGGTGGTGATTGGTGATGGAGGATTTGTGTTTGCTCTGGAGAAGAGGGGGTACGTGAAGGCCGGACCATGGACCCCTGAAGCTACTGTACAGTACCCTGATGCAG TGCGACAGCTGCACAGGGAGTTCCTGAGAGCCGGGTCCAACGTTATGCAGACCTTCACATTCTACGCCAGTGATGACAAACTTGAGAACAGAGGCAACAACCTCAAACTGACT GGAGCTCAGATCAATGAGGCTGCCTGTGATTTAGCCCGTGAGGTTGCCAATGAGGGTGATGCTCTTGTTGCTGGAGGAGTGTCCCAAACTCCATCTTACTTGAGCTGCAAGAGCGAGGCAGATGTGAAGGCCATCTTCAGAAAACAGTTGGATGTGTTCATCAAGAAAAATGTGGACTTCCTGATTGCTGAG TACTTTGAGCATGTTGAAGAGGCCGTGTGGGCTGTGGAGGTGATGAAGGAGACAGGGAAGCCTGTGGCTGCTTCTCTGTGTATTGGACCAAAGGGGGACATGCACGGTGTCTCACCCGGAGAGTGTGCAGTCAGGCTGGTCAAAGCCG GTGCCCAGATTGTGGGAGTCAACTGTCACTTTGACCCCATGACCTGTGTGGAGACCGTGAAGCTGATGAAGGAGGGAGTGGAGAAGGCTGGTCTGAAGGCTCACTACATGGTTCAGCCGCTGGCATTCCACACTCCTGACTGCAACTGCCAGGGATTTATTGACCTGCCAGAGTTCCCCTTCG gcCTGGAGCCCAGGATTCTGACTCGCTGGGACATGCACAAGTATGCAAGAGAAGCTTACAATGCTGGCATTCGCTTCATTGGTGGCTGCTGTGGCTTTGAGGCTTATCACATTAGGGCTATAGCAGAGGAACTGGCACCTGAGAGAGGCTTCCTTCCAAGTGCATCAGAGAAACATGGCTCCTGGGGTGCTGGTCTGGAAATGCACACCAAGCCTTGGGTCAGAGCCAG AGCCCGACGTGATTACTGGGAGAACCTGAAGCCAGCCTCCGGTCGTCCCCAGTGTCCCTCCATGTCTGTCCCTGATTCTTGGGGTGTTACCAAGGGCCATGCTGATTTGATGCAGCAGAAAGAGGCGACCTCTAAACAAGAACTCGAACAGCTGTTTGACAAATCAAAAACCCACTGA